From a single Phragmites australis chromosome 7, lpPhrAust1.1, whole genome shotgun sequence genomic region:
- the LOC133925261 gene encoding plastid division protein CDP1, chloroplastic-like isoform X1, with translation MAMPTVAAVLHPAVALPCSTRRVGVGNGNASAGGRRGSATGAVRARVAEAAPVAAESGRQEALAAPMVEIPVTCYQILGVTEKAEKDEIVKAAMELKNSGIEDGYTAEVSTCRQALLVDVRDKLLFEQEYAGSVKEKVPPRSSLHIPWIWLPAALCVLQEVGEEKLLLDIGQATLRRPDSKPYVHDVLLAMALAECSIAKSSFEKSKVSLGFEALARAQYLLRRKPSLEKMPLLEQIEESLEELAPACTLELLSLPQTPENSERRQGAIAALCELLRQGLDVEASCRVHDWPCFLGQAMSKLLATEIVDLLSWDSLATTRKNKRSLESQSQRVVVDFNCFYVAMLAHLAFGFSTHQTELIKKAKAICECLAASESTDLKFEQSFCSYLLGEETGTTVFEKLQQLQSNGSSNSRNYGLDKKKDSSDKLTVNQSLELWLKDVALSRFSDTRDCPPSLTNFFGAPKRILNTSKQKLGSPRDLFSSQPSSSGSACNRTSGEQTPRLSPNSHLGEAVKQLAPTNLGLHSSMDRPVNGSSTTSVPLKRNPGSHPLRTLELWGLTGDIIGKLAYSALLGFVVFGTLKMFRFQFGHVKSTNPSRESASILSLNEASAPEVFFITSSVRKHFEKLSKMLWLNDRLYSNSEETDKYPVPNDVAAAVCKQKMDIEEAEALVKQWQDIKSEALGPDYQIDMLPEILDGSMLSKWQDLALLAKDQFCYWRFVLLNLSIVRAEIILDEVGAGGAAEIDAVLEEAAELVDDSQPKKPSYYSTYEVQYRLRRQYDGSWKICEAVVRDLT, from the exons ATGGCGATGccgacggtggcggcggtgctccaCCCCGCGGTCGCTCTCCCATGCTCGACGCGGCGTGTCGGGGTCGGGAATGGCAATGCGTCGGCGGGCGGGCGGCGAGGGTCGGCTACGGGGGCGGTGCGTGCCAGGGTGGCGGAGGCGGCTCCGGTGGCGGCCGAGAGCGGCAGGCAGGAGGCGCTTGCTGCACCGATGGTTGAGATCCCCGTCACTTGCTATCAG ATTCTGGGTGTCACAGAGAAGGCTGAGAAAGATGAGATTGTCAAAGCAGCAATGGAACTTAAAAATTCAGGGATAGAAGATGGATATACAGCTGAGGTGTCTACCTGCAGACAG GCTCTGCTGGTAGATGTGAGAGATAAACTGCTCTTTGAACAAGAGTATGCAGGAAGTGTAAAGGAAAAGGTTCCACCAAGATCCTCTCTTCATATACCTTGGATCTGGCTGCCTGCTGCTCTGTGCGTCTTGCAGGAG GTTGGAGAAGAGAAGCTACTTTTGGATATCGGCCAGGCAACTCTACGACGCCCTGATTCTAAACCTTATGTTCATGACGTGCTTCTTGCAATGGCATTAGCTGAA TGTTCTATTGCAAAATCTAGCTTTGAGAAAAGTAAGGTATCTCTTGGTTTTGAGGCTCTAGCACGTGCTCAATATCTTTTGAGGAGAAAACCATCTTTGGAGAAGATGCCCCTTCTTGAACAG ATTGAAGAATCACTTGAAGAGCTTGCACCTGCTTGCACTCTAGAGCTTCTAAGCTTGCCTCAGACTCCTGAAAATTCTGAACGCAGGCAAGGTGCTATTGCAGCTCTCTGTGAGTTGCTTAGACAGGGCCTTGATGTTGAAGCCTCTTGTAGAGTTCATGACTGGCCTTGCTTTTTGGGCCAAGCAATGAGCAAATTATTAGCCACTGAAATCGTTGATCTACTTTCTTGGGACTCTCTAGCTACAACTCgtaaaaacaaaagatcatTGGAATCCCAGAGCCAGCGGGTGGTAGTTGACTTCAACTGCTTCTATGTGGCGATGCTTGCTCACCTTGCATTTGGATTTTCAACCCACCAGACTGAGCTG ATCAAGAAAGCTAAAGCCATCTGTGAATGTTTAGCTGCATCTGAGAGCACAGACCTAAAATTTGAGCAGTCTTTCTGCTCATATCTTCTTGGAGAG GAAACTGGCACCACagtttttgaaaagcttcagcAGCTTCAAAGTAATGGAAGTTCAAATTCAAGGAATTACGGGTTAGATAAAAAGAAAGACAGCAGTGACAAGCTTACTGTCAACCAATCACTG GAACTGTGGCTGAAGGATGTGGCGCTTTCTCGTTTTTCAGATACTAGAGATTGTCCACCATCTTTG ACCAACTTTTTTGGAGCTCCTAAGCGCATCCTTAACACATCCAAGCAGAAACTGGGATCCCCAAGAGATCTTTTTAGCTCTCAGCCGTCTTCTAGTGGCTCAGCATGCAACAGAACTTCAGGGGAGCAAACCCCAAGATTGAGTCCTAACAGCCATTTGGGGGAGGCTGTAAAGCAACTTGCACCTACCAACTTGGGGCTCCATTCATCAATGGATAGGCCAGTGAATGGTTCAAGCACAACATCTGTTCCCCTGAAGCGCAATCCCGGATCCCATCCTTTAAGAACATTGGAATTATGGGGACTAACTGGAGATATTATAGGAAAGCTTGCCTATAGTGCACTCCTAGGGTTTGTCGTATTTGGCACATTAAAAATGTTCAGATTTCAGTTTGGGCATGTGAAGTCTACCAACCCAAGTAGAGAGTCTGCATCCATATTGTCCTTGAATGAAGCATCTGCACcagaagttttttttattaccaGCAGTGTCAGGAAGCATTTTGAAAAGTTGTCAAAAATGCTCTGGCTGAATGATAGGCTTTACTCAAATAGTGAAGAAACTGATAAATATCCAGTGCCTAATGATGTGGCTGCTGCAGTGTGCAAGCAAAAGATGGATATTGAAGAAGCAGAAGCACTTGTGAAACAATGGCAAGACATAAAATCTGAAGCTCTTGGCCCTGACTATCAAATTGACATGCTCCCTGAGATTCTTGATGGTTCAATGCTCTCAAAG TGGCAAGATTTAGCATTATTAGCAAAGGATCAGTTCTGCTATTGGAGATTTGTTTTGTTAAATCTCTCTATTGTTCGAGCTGAGATAATCTTGGATGAGGTTGGTGCTGGTGGAGCAGCGGAAATTGATGCTGTGCTTGAGGAAGCAGCTGAGCTTGTTGATGACTCCCAGCCCAAGAAACCCAGTTATTACAG TACATACGAAGTTCAGTACAGATTGAGGAGGCAGTATGATGGATCATGGAAAATCTGCGAGGCTGTTGTCCGGGACCTGACGTGA
- the LOC133925261 gene encoding plastid division protein CDP1, chloroplastic-like isoform X2 codes for MAMPTVAAVLHPAVALPCSTRRVGVGNGNASAGGRRGSATGAVRARVAEAAPVAAESGRQEALAAPMVEIPVTCYQILGVTEKAEKDEIVKAAMELKNSGIEDGYTAEVSTCRQVGEEKLLLDIGQATLRRPDSKPYVHDVLLAMALAECSIAKSSFEKSKVSLGFEALARAQYLLRRKPSLEKMPLLEQIEESLEELAPACTLELLSLPQTPENSERRQGAIAALCELLRQGLDVEASCRVHDWPCFLGQAMSKLLATEIVDLLSWDSLATTRKNKRSLESQSQRVVVDFNCFYVAMLAHLAFGFSTHQTELIKKAKAICECLAASESTDLKFEQSFCSYLLGEETGTTVFEKLQQLQSNGSSNSRNYGLDKKKDSSDKLTVNQSLELWLKDVALSRFSDTRDCPPSLTNFFGAPKRILNTSKQKLGSPRDLFSSQPSSSGSACNRTSGEQTPRLSPNSHLGEAVKQLAPTNLGLHSSMDRPVNGSSTTSVPLKRNPGSHPLRTLELWGLTGDIIGKLAYSALLGFVVFGTLKMFRFQFGHVKSTNPSRESASILSLNEASAPEVFFITSSVRKHFEKLSKMLWLNDRLYSNSEETDKYPVPNDVAAAVCKQKMDIEEAEALVKQWQDIKSEALGPDYQIDMLPEILDGSMLSKWQDLALLAKDQFCYWRFVLLNLSIVRAEIILDEVGAGGAAEIDAVLEEAAELVDDSQPKKPSYYSTYEVQYRLRRQYDGSWKICEAVVRDLT; via the exons ATGGCGATGccgacggtggcggcggtgctccaCCCCGCGGTCGCTCTCCCATGCTCGACGCGGCGTGTCGGGGTCGGGAATGGCAATGCGTCGGCGGGCGGGCGGCGAGGGTCGGCTACGGGGGCGGTGCGTGCCAGGGTGGCGGAGGCGGCTCCGGTGGCGGCCGAGAGCGGCAGGCAGGAGGCGCTTGCTGCACCGATGGTTGAGATCCCCGTCACTTGCTATCAG ATTCTGGGTGTCACAGAGAAGGCTGAGAAAGATGAGATTGTCAAAGCAGCAATGGAACTTAAAAATTCAGGGATAGAAGATGGATATACAGCTGAGGTGTCTACCTGCAGACAG GTTGGAGAAGAGAAGCTACTTTTGGATATCGGCCAGGCAACTCTACGACGCCCTGATTCTAAACCTTATGTTCATGACGTGCTTCTTGCAATGGCATTAGCTGAA TGTTCTATTGCAAAATCTAGCTTTGAGAAAAGTAAGGTATCTCTTGGTTTTGAGGCTCTAGCACGTGCTCAATATCTTTTGAGGAGAAAACCATCTTTGGAGAAGATGCCCCTTCTTGAACAG ATTGAAGAATCACTTGAAGAGCTTGCACCTGCTTGCACTCTAGAGCTTCTAAGCTTGCCTCAGACTCCTGAAAATTCTGAACGCAGGCAAGGTGCTATTGCAGCTCTCTGTGAGTTGCTTAGACAGGGCCTTGATGTTGAAGCCTCTTGTAGAGTTCATGACTGGCCTTGCTTTTTGGGCCAAGCAATGAGCAAATTATTAGCCACTGAAATCGTTGATCTACTTTCTTGGGACTCTCTAGCTACAACTCgtaaaaacaaaagatcatTGGAATCCCAGAGCCAGCGGGTGGTAGTTGACTTCAACTGCTTCTATGTGGCGATGCTTGCTCACCTTGCATTTGGATTTTCAACCCACCAGACTGAGCTG ATCAAGAAAGCTAAAGCCATCTGTGAATGTTTAGCTGCATCTGAGAGCACAGACCTAAAATTTGAGCAGTCTTTCTGCTCATATCTTCTTGGAGAG GAAACTGGCACCACagtttttgaaaagcttcagcAGCTTCAAAGTAATGGAAGTTCAAATTCAAGGAATTACGGGTTAGATAAAAAGAAAGACAGCAGTGACAAGCTTACTGTCAACCAATCACTG GAACTGTGGCTGAAGGATGTGGCGCTTTCTCGTTTTTCAGATACTAGAGATTGTCCACCATCTTTG ACCAACTTTTTTGGAGCTCCTAAGCGCATCCTTAACACATCCAAGCAGAAACTGGGATCCCCAAGAGATCTTTTTAGCTCTCAGCCGTCTTCTAGTGGCTCAGCATGCAACAGAACTTCAGGGGAGCAAACCCCAAGATTGAGTCCTAACAGCCATTTGGGGGAGGCTGTAAAGCAACTTGCACCTACCAACTTGGGGCTCCATTCATCAATGGATAGGCCAGTGAATGGTTCAAGCACAACATCTGTTCCCCTGAAGCGCAATCCCGGATCCCATCCTTTAAGAACATTGGAATTATGGGGACTAACTGGAGATATTATAGGAAAGCTTGCCTATAGTGCACTCCTAGGGTTTGTCGTATTTGGCACATTAAAAATGTTCAGATTTCAGTTTGGGCATGTGAAGTCTACCAACCCAAGTAGAGAGTCTGCATCCATATTGTCCTTGAATGAAGCATCTGCACcagaagttttttttattaccaGCAGTGTCAGGAAGCATTTTGAAAAGTTGTCAAAAATGCTCTGGCTGAATGATAGGCTTTACTCAAATAGTGAAGAAACTGATAAATATCCAGTGCCTAATGATGTGGCTGCTGCAGTGTGCAAGCAAAAGATGGATATTGAAGAAGCAGAAGCACTTGTGAAACAATGGCAAGACATAAAATCTGAAGCTCTTGGCCCTGACTATCAAATTGACATGCTCCCTGAGATTCTTGATGGTTCAATGCTCTCAAAG TGGCAAGATTTAGCATTATTAGCAAAGGATCAGTTCTGCTATTGGAGATTTGTTTTGTTAAATCTCTCTATTGTTCGAGCTGAGATAATCTTGGATGAGGTTGGTGCTGGTGGAGCAGCGGAAATTGATGCTGTGCTTGAGGAAGCAGCTGAGCTTGTTGATGACTCCCAGCCCAAGAAACCCAGTTATTACAG TACATACGAAGTTCAGTACAGATTGAGGAGGCAGTATGATGGATCATGGAAAATCTGCGAGGCTGTTGTCCGGGACCTGACGTGA
- the LOC133925261 gene encoding plastid division protein CDP1, chloroplastic-like isoform X3: MAMPTVAAVLHPAVALPCSTRRVGVGNGNASAGGRRGSATGAVRARVAEAAPVAAESGRQEALAAPMVEIPVTCYQILGVTEKAEKDEIVKAAMELKNSGIEDGYTAEVSTCRQALLVDVRDKLLFEQEYAGSVKEKVPPRSSLHIPWIWLPAALCVLQEVGEEKLLLDIGQATLRRPDSKPYVHDVLLAMALAECSIAKSSFEKSKVSLGFEALARAQYLLRRKPSLEKMPLLEQIEESLEELAPACTLELLSLPQTPENSERRQGAIAALCELLRQGLDVEASCRVHDWPCFLGQAMSKLLATEIVDLLSWDSLATTRKNKRSLESQSQRVVVDFNCFYVAMLAHLAFGFSTHQTELIKKAKAICECLAASESTDLKFEQSFCSYLLGEETGTTVFEKLQQLQSNGSSNSRNYGLDKKKDSSDKLTVNQSLELWLKDVALSRFSDTRDCPPSLTNFFGAPKRILNTSKQKLGSPRDLFSSQPSSSGSACNRTSGEQTPRLSPNSHLGEAVKQLAPTNLGLHSSMDRPVNGSSTTSVPLKRNPGSHPLRTLELWGLTGDIIGKLAYSALLGFVVFGTLKMFRFQFGHVKSTNPSRESASILSLNEASAPEVFFITSSVRKHFEKLSKMLWLNDRLYSNSEETDKYPVPNDVAAAVCKQKMDIEEAEALVKQWQDIKSEALGPDYQIDMLPEILDGSMLSKTIL; the protein is encoded by the exons ATGGCGATGccgacggtggcggcggtgctccaCCCCGCGGTCGCTCTCCCATGCTCGACGCGGCGTGTCGGGGTCGGGAATGGCAATGCGTCGGCGGGCGGGCGGCGAGGGTCGGCTACGGGGGCGGTGCGTGCCAGGGTGGCGGAGGCGGCTCCGGTGGCGGCCGAGAGCGGCAGGCAGGAGGCGCTTGCTGCACCGATGGTTGAGATCCCCGTCACTTGCTATCAG ATTCTGGGTGTCACAGAGAAGGCTGAGAAAGATGAGATTGTCAAAGCAGCAATGGAACTTAAAAATTCAGGGATAGAAGATGGATATACAGCTGAGGTGTCTACCTGCAGACAG GCTCTGCTGGTAGATGTGAGAGATAAACTGCTCTTTGAACAAGAGTATGCAGGAAGTGTAAAGGAAAAGGTTCCACCAAGATCCTCTCTTCATATACCTTGGATCTGGCTGCCTGCTGCTCTGTGCGTCTTGCAGGAG GTTGGAGAAGAGAAGCTACTTTTGGATATCGGCCAGGCAACTCTACGACGCCCTGATTCTAAACCTTATGTTCATGACGTGCTTCTTGCAATGGCATTAGCTGAA TGTTCTATTGCAAAATCTAGCTTTGAGAAAAGTAAGGTATCTCTTGGTTTTGAGGCTCTAGCACGTGCTCAATATCTTTTGAGGAGAAAACCATCTTTGGAGAAGATGCCCCTTCTTGAACAG ATTGAAGAATCACTTGAAGAGCTTGCACCTGCTTGCACTCTAGAGCTTCTAAGCTTGCCTCAGACTCCTGAAAATTCTGAACGCAGGCAAGGTGCTATTGCAGCTCTCTGTGAGTTGCTTAGACAGGGCCTTGATGTTGAAGCCTCTTGTAGAGTTCATGACTGGCCTTGCTTTTTGGGCCAAGCAATGAGCAAATTATTAGCCACTGAAATCGTTGATCTACTTTCTTGGGACTCTCTAGCTACAACTCgtaaaaacaaaagatcatTGGAATCCCAGAGCCAGCGGGTGGTAGTTGACTTCAACTGCTTCTATGTGGCGATGCTTGCTCACCTTGCATTTGGATTTTCAACCCACCAGACTGAGCTG ATCAAGAAAGCTAAAGCCATCTGTGAATGTTTAGCTGCATCTGAGAGCACAGACCTAAAATTTGAGCAGTCTTTCTGCTCATATCTTCTTGGAGAG GAAACTGGCACCACagtttttgaaaagcttcagcAGCTTCAAAGTAATGGAAGTTCAAATTCAAGGAATTACGGGTTAGATAAAAAGAAAGACAGCAGTGACAAGCTTACTGTCAACCAATCACTG GAACTGTGGCTGAAGGATGTGGCGCTTTCTCGTTTTTCAGATACTAGAGATTGTCCACCATCTTTG ACCAACTTTTTTGGAGCTCCTAAGCGCATCCTTAACACATCCAAGCAGAAACTGGGATCCCCAAGAGATCTTTTTAGCTCTCAGCCGTCTTCTAGTGGCTCAGCATGCAACAGAACTTCAGGGGAGCAAACCCCAAGATTGAGTCCTAACAGCCATTTGGGGGAGGCTGTAAAGCAACTTGCACCTACCAACTTGGGGCTCCATTCATCAATGGATAGGCCAGTGAATGGTTCAAGCACAACATCTGTTCCCCTGAAGCGCAATCCCGGATCCCATCCTTTAAGAACATTGGAATTATGGGGACTAACTGGAGATATTATAGGAAAGCTTGCCTATAGTGCACTCCTAGGGTTTGTCGTATTTGGCACATTAAAAATGTTCAGATTTCAGTTTGGGCATGTGAAGTCTACCAACCCAAGTAGAGAGTCTGCATCCATATTGTCCTTGAATGAAGCATCTGCACcagaagttttttttattaccaGCAGTGTCAGGAAGCATTTTGAAAAGTTGTCAAAAATGCTCTGGCTGAATGATAGGCTTTACTCAAATAGTGAAGAAACTGATAAATATCCAGTGCCTAATGATGTGGCTGCTGCAGTGTGCAAGCAAAAGATGGATATTGAAGAAGCAGAAGCACTTGTGAAACAATGGCAAGACATAAAATCTGAAGCTCTTGGCCCTGACTATCAAATTGACATGCTCCCTGAGATTCTTGATGGTTCAATGCTCTCAAAG ACCATATTGTGA
- the LOC133925263 gene encoding dolichyl-diphosphooligosaccharide--protein glycosyltransferase subunit STT3B-like, protein MATTALDSLPAPLRSLRLKTKQQELLLRVSALALIYVLAFAVRLFSVLRYESMIHEFDPYFNYRTTLFLTEHGYAEFWNWFDFESWYPLGRVVGGTLFPGLMVTAALLYRLLRALSLAVHIREVCVLTAPFFAANTTLVAYAFGREIWDSGAGLIAAALIAICPGYISRSVAGSYDNEGVAIFALLLTFYLFVRAVNTGSLAWALASAFGYFYMVSAWGGYVFIINLVPLYVLVLLVTGRYSQRLYVAYNCMYVLGMLLAMQIRFVGFQHVQSGEHMAAMGVFFLLQVSFFLGWVKYMLNDARLFKSFLRITLTCVITVGTLALGIGTASGYISPWTGRFYSLLDPTYAKDHIPIIASVSEHQPTAWSSFMFDFHILLFLFPAGLYFCFKRLSDATIFIVMYGLTSMYFAGVMVRLILVAAPAVCLISAIAASATIKNLTTLIRTKSKSPHTASGKTTGSKAAAKGAVDQSLPFQHNAAIALLLGAFYLLSRYAIHCTWVTSEAYSSPSIVLAARGHNGGRVIFDDYREAYYWLRQNTPPDAKIMSWWDYGYQITAMGNRTVIVDNNTWNNTHIATVGRAMSSYEDEAYEIMQSLNVNYVLVVFGGVTGYSSDDINKFLWMVRIGGGVFPVIKEPDYLVNGEYRVDKGAAPKMLNCLMYKLCYYRFGELTTEYGKPPGYDRVRGVEIGNKDIKLEYLEEAFTTSNWIVRIYKVKPPKNRS, encoded by the exons ATGGCGACCACCGCGCTGGACTCCCTCCCGGCGCCGCTCCGGTCGCTCCGTCTCAAGACGAAGCAGCAAGAGCTGCTGCTCCGCGTCTCGGCGCTGGCGCTCATCTACGTGCTCGCCTTCGCCGTCCGCCTCTTCTCCGTCCTCCGCTACGAGTCCATGATCCACGAGTTCGACCCCTACTTCAATTACCGCACCACCCTCTTCCTCACCGAGCACGGCTACGCCGAGTTCTGGAACTGGTTCGACTTCGAGAGCTGGTACCCGCTTGGCCGCGTCGTGGGTGGTACCCTCTTCCCGGGACTCATGGTCACCGCGGCGCTGCTCTACCGCCTCCTCCGCGCGCTCTCCCTCGCCGTCCACATCCGCGAGGTCTGCGTCCTCACCGCGCCCTTCTTCGCGGCCAACACCACGCTCGTCGCGTACGCCTTCGGCCGCGAGATCTGGGACTCCGGGGCGGGTCTCATCGCCGCCGCGCTCATCGCCATCTGCCCGGGGTACATCTCACGCTCCGTCGCAGGGTCGTATGACAACGAGGGCGTCGCCATCTTCGCGCTGCTGCTCACCTTCTACCTCTTCGTGCGCGCCGTCAACACGGGCTCGCTCGCCTGGGCGCTTGCCTCCGCGTTCGGCTACTTCTACATGGTGTCGGCGTGGGGAGGGTACGTGTTCATTATCAATCTCGTCCCGCTCTACGTGCTTGTGCTGCTCGTCACAGGGAGGTACTCGCAGAGGCTCTACGTAGCCTACAATTGCATGTACGTGCTTGGGATGCTACTTGCGATGCAGATCCGGTTCGTCGGATTCCAGCATGTACAGTCTGGGGAGCACATGGCCGCCATGGGAGTCTTCTTCCTGCTTCAG GTTTCCTTCTTCTTGGGCTGGGTGAAATACATGCTAAATGATGCCAGGCTATTCAAGTCATTCCTTCGAATTACCCTTACATGTGTGATTACTGTTGGCACCCTGGCTCTTGGAATTGGTACTGCGTCTGGTTACATCTCCCCTTGGACAGGACGGTTTTACTCCCTGCTTGATCCGACATATGCGAAGGACCATATACCAATCATCGCGTCTGTTTCTGAGCATCAGCCGACAGCATGGTCTTCTTTCATGTTTGATTTCCACATCCTTCTTTTCCTGTTCCCCGCAGGTCTCTATTTCTGTTTCAAGCGCCTGTCAGATGCAACGATATTTATCGTTATGTACGGCCTCACGAGTATGTACTTTGCTGGTGTGATGGTTCGGTTAATTCTTGTTGCAGCACCAGCTGTTTGCCTTATTAGTGCTATTGCTGCATCTGCTACAATAAAAAACCTGACCACTTTGATCCGGACAAAAAGCAAAAGTCCACATACGGCTTCTGGAAAAACAACTGGCTCAAAGGCAGCTGCAAAg GGAGCAGTTGATCAATCTTTGCCATTCCAACATAATGCAGCAATTGCTCTTCTTTTGGGTGCATTTTATTTGCTCAGTAGGTATGCCATACACTGCACTTGGGTGACATCTGAGGCCTACTCTTCTCCGTCTATAGTTTTGGCCGCAAGGGGTCATAATGGTGGAAGAGTCATCTTTGATGATTATCGTGAGGCATACTATTGGCTTCGTCAGAACACTCCTCCTGACGCTAAGATTATGTCTTGGTGGGACTATGGATACCAAATTACAGCCATGGGTAACAGAACTGTTATTGTTGATAACAACACATGGAATAACACACACATAGCTACTGTTGGACGTGCAATGTCATCTTATGAAGATGAAGCATATGAGATCATGCAGTCATTGAATGTGAACTACGTGCTTGTTGTATTTGGAGGTGTCACTGGGTATTCTTCAGATGACATTAATAA GTTCTTATGGATGGTACGTATTGGTGGAGGTGTTTTTCCTGTAATCAAAGAGCCTGATTACCTTGTTAACGGGGAGTATCGTGTTGACAAGGGGGCAGCACCAAAAATGTTGAATTGCCTAAT GTACAAGCTTTGCTACTACCGATTTGGAGAACTTACGACAGAATATGGAAAACCTCCAGG